CTTCTTTAAGATAATTATACTATTTTGCCTTTTATATAGTCAATAACATCTTCTGTAACACTTGAGCGGAAACTTATAGTATTAGTTTTTAATCCTACTTGTATTGTATAATTAATATCATCATTTCCTGGCAAAGAAAATGTTATAAATCCACTATAATCTGTCATATATCCTTTAAATAAATTATATAATGATTTCTTTGATAAATCATCTTTATCATTACGTTTAACAGCCATTCCTATTTTAGACATTCCTGCTAATAATAATTGAGTAAATGGAATTCCTGCTGGATCCATTTCATTTAACGAGTTAATTAATTTATCTAACTCCTTATCAATAAAGTATTCATCTAAAGCTTCTAGCGTTTCAACAACCAATTGATTTTCCTCAGATGTCAATTCTATATTTTGGTCTGGTATAGATGTAGCGTCAATAAATTTCCCATTATCTAAAGAATCTCTAAGTTTCTCTATTGAATCTCTATACTTACCTAATATTCTTTTACCTTCATGATTTATTATTCCTAGATATCCACAAATTTCATTTGCAATTTTATCTGCAAATTTGCTACTACTTCTAACTTCAAGAATACTTTTTTCTAAATCAACAATAACAGTGGTATTGCTAATTGTAGTAAATTTATTTAATGTAACACCATTATCAACTCTTTTTGTTCCTGTAGGCACATATAACCTTATTAAATATTTATTCTCATCAATATTTAAACAGGTGTATTTTCTTATAGATTCTATATGACTCGTTTCTACTTCTAATTTATCATTAAAATAATTATCTGGAGATTCTAACTTTCTTATAATATCTTCACGATTTTCTTCATCGAAATCTAATCTATACCATTTAAGGGATGTTCTTCCCGCTAATACTCTATTAACAACTATTTTTTCAAGTTCTTCATCTCGGTATATAATATTCTTCATATCATATAAATACTTTTTGATATCTTCATCTTTATCTACTTCAAATTCTAATTTTTCTGTTATATTGTCAATATCACATTTAGTTAAATTATTAAAATCAGAATATGCTATAATTTCATGTATTTTCATTCAATTCACCCTACTATGTTTATATTTAACCAATAATGTTCTATAATAGAGGTATATTAAATAGTCTCTATTACAGACTGAACTCACAAGATTGCACTCTCATATATGAGTTCTTTTTATTTGGTTATATTTACATAATACTACAATTTGGACAAGTTTTCCACAAAATAAAAAATGAGGGTATAAAACAAGATTTCTCCTGTTTGCTACCCTTAAAATATGAAAATTAATTGAAAAAATTTTTAAACATATATATTAAACCAGTACAAACTATTACAAAACGTATAATTTGAGACCCTGTTTTTGATATTGCTGCTATTAATTCCATTTTATAACTTCACCTCTTTATAAGAGATTATAATATAATTTGCAAAATAAATAAAGGGTATAGTATCCCATATCCTAAATTTAAACTTACTCTTTTATATGACTTTCCAAGGCTGTTTGGCCTATTTATCTTCTATAAAATTATATTAAATTATTATAGACACTTATTCAATATAATTCAACAATAAAATGCTCCTACAGACTTTATTCAACACCTAAATTGAAATTACTTTTATAATAATGAACAATAAGCTTGTCCAATTCTTGACTAACTAATATTGTTTTTTCATTCAACAGTCCTTTTTCATTTATAAGTTTGATTAATTTTTCTCTTAATTCCTCCATAATTTGCTCCTTATCTACTGATATGTTTTTTCACCAACGTTTTCCATTATATTGCATTAGTTATATTTTTACAATACAAAATATAAAAGTTTTTATATTAAAAATATTCAGAAATTAATTCACTACCTTAAATCTATATTATTCAATCCCCCTTATTTTTAGACAAAAAAATAAGGAGTACAGGATTAACTCCCATACCCTTAAAATTACGTAGCTAAAGTGCAATTTAGCCACACGTATTATATCATATTTCATATTTTAGGTTGCATACAAAATTCATTTATTATATAATATTAAAGAATTAAACTAAAAATTAAATATTATATATAAGGGGTGAAACTTTTATGTTTTTAAGTAATGAACCTTTAATTTATTTCATAGTTGCATTAGCTTTTGTTGTATTAGCTATTATCGCACGTACTAGGAGATAAGTTAAATACTTATAGGATTATATTATATATATATCCTATAAGGAATCATTATATACAGTTTAATAAAATATATAAAACTGTAAAAAACATAAAAATTCACTCCTTTGATTTTTGTGATGTCGCATTACAGCTTGTTTTGAACACATAAAACAAAATATATAAAATAAATATATAGAAATAAAGGGCAACATAGAAAAACTAATCTCTATACTGCCCTTAAAACTTTAATATTTAATTTTAATTATTGCCTGTGTAGTCTGCATTAAAAAACATTGCATCTTCTTTTGTTCTTCTTCTATATAATCCTTCTATTCTCATCCCTCCACCATTAGACCACGCTTGGAAATTAGAAAGTATAGTAGCTGAATCTCTAACTCCAGCAATTATATTTTTATATAATGTTGAGCCTAATAGTCCAGCGGTGCCACAATTATATGCAAAACTTACTAACGCATCAAATTCATTTTGTTTTAGTGTCATGCCCTTAGAATCCAAATCAGCCTTAATAATAGGTGCATATTTATTGTTAATCCAATCTTTCAACATAGATGTTGCTTGGATTTCTGTAACCTCTGAAATGCCTTGTATTTCTTCTCCCGTCATTCCATAACCAAGAGTCCAAACACCCACTTCATCTTTGTATGGAGTAGCTGAAAAGCCTTCCCATGACTTTATAAAATCAATGCATTGTTGAGATACCAAACTATCTTCAATCCATGCTCCAGAACTATTAAAACTATATGATTTACCACCTATAGTATAATTTCCATTACAATACATAGACCCCATATAACCAGTGCTAGAAGGCTCTAAATAGTACCATATATTCTTTAATTGTAGCCATCCTGTTTTCATATTTCCATTAGTTTCATCTAGATAATACCATCTTTTATCTTTATCTTGAAACCATCCAGTATTCATTATTCCACTATTTTCATCTAAGTGATACCATTTCCCTTTATCTTTATACCAGCCTTTAATTACTTTTCCGTTATTGTCTGTTAAACACCATTTCCATTGTGACATAATAACACTCCTTCTTCCTTGTTTTATACTACATAATATGAAAGAGTAACTTTAAAGGCTACTCCACAATTATTCTTCTATTCACTCTTTTTCGTCTTCTTCAATATAAGAATTATTAACTTTACCGTCATCAATTAGATCCATAGATTTTTGATATAAATATTTAATTATTTTCCTTAGTAATTCTTCTGATAATAATAATTTGATTCTAATAGGCAATATCATATAAACTCTACTAACTACCCAATCTTCTTGGGCCTTTCCACCATGCAAAACCTTATCTTTAGCCAAGTCTTTAGCAGCAACTATAGCATTTAATATTTTCCCTTTTACGCTGCTCCACTCTAAAATAGTATATACTCCAGAAGCCACAACTAATAATATTACATATCTGTATTCCCATATTAATTCTTTCATTTTTACATTCCTCCAATTATTTTATTAAATTTTCTATTGTATAAACAAAAAAGCCTACTAACGTTGTTGCTCCAAGTCCTATAAGACCTTTTAGCACACTTGTTAAGGCTTTTAAGTTATCACATAGACTTTTCAATTCTGCTCTAAAACTAGCATTGTCTTGTTCAATTTTATCTAATCTTTCATCATGTTTTTCTAGTTTTTTATCATGCACTAAAATCTTATCTTCCATTACCTCTGCATTCATTTTTCGCCTACCTCACTTCATACTTTGTATAAAAATAAGCAACAAAAAAAACACCTTATTGGTGCTTATCTATTGCTTATATTTTTTATTTAATTCTTTGCCCTTTCTTCCTATTGTTTAACAAAAAAATCGCAAATTCATTTCCGAATAATGCGATATTTCAGTTTAATATTTTTTTAATTTATAATATATGAAAGATGTGAGCTTCTTTTAACTACTCTAACACCTTTAGTTAATCCCTTTAGAATTTTCTTCATTTTATACTGCCTCAAACTCTACAACTACTCTTATTGCTTCCCATTCAGCTGCTCTTGCATTCCCACAAGAAAAAACTAAGAATTCATCATATTTATAAGAACTTGATGATTTGTAAGTAACCAAACTACTATTTTGAATAGCTTTTACTTTCTTGTCAGCATCTGAACCTGTATTAACAATAAAAAAAGATTGGTCAAAAAATTTAATGTCAGTAATTTTATATTTGCCATCAACAACTTTTCCAATACAATTACTTCTAGCTTCATCTATAGTTGTTTTACTTTGTGCTAAATTTATAGAAAGAATTTTCATACGTCTTAGTCCCTCAGAACTCATATCTACATTATAATTAGTCAATTGATTTGATGCAGTTACATCTCTTTGACTTTGTGAAATATCTATTCTACGGTAATGTTGTCCATCTGCATCTTGAGGTTTAAGCACATTATCTGAAGAATTAGAAACTATACTTGTTGTCCAAGCGCCACTAGAATTTACGTAATATCCACCTATTTTTGTGTTTGTAGCCATTTGTCCATTTGACCAAAGATAGTACCAATTACCATCATCTTGAATCCATCCAGTTTTCATGACTCCATCACTACCTATATAATACCAATATCCATTGTCTTGTACCCATCCAGTCCGTGCCTTGCCTGTACTGTCCATGTAGTACCAACTATTATTAATTTGTTGCCAATATGCTTGTCCTTCTGCATATGCAGTCGTTGATAGACTATTAGGTACTAAAACGCCTAAGCTTGATATAGCTAATGTTAACGCTAATGTTTTTAATAATTTATTTTTCTTCATGTTTGTATCCCCCCGGCATATTTCTACTACAGTTCGTAATTATTTACCATAATGTATAAATTATATCATATTTCTTAAATATATCATTATTCAGTTTTTTAAAAACTTTTTTATATTTAACTTCATCAAATTTTCCTATGACGTATGTTATTCAGCTAATTTTGCTATAACTAATGCGTTCCATCTCAAAGGAACTTCATCAATAGTCATTAATCCCTCATTTATTCTTCTTACATATATTGCAACCATTATACTGTACCTCCTACAAGTGAAGCTAATTCTAATATTGCAAGTTCTTGTTCAGCTACTTTTTGTTTAAGCAATTCTGTTTCAGTTAATGGAATGTCTTCATATATTGGTACACTTGGAGTTTGGATAACATCTATACTTACTACTCTTTTTCCTGTTGGGATTTCTACTTCTAAATATTGCACTCCACCTTGTGGTTTTCTATAGGTGTCATTATAAGTTAAAAGTATATACCCTGTGTTATCATAAATTATTAATGTTTTCATTTATTATCATTCCTTTCAAATTTGTTTATTCCCATGCATAATATGTCCAATTTACAACAGCATTAGGAATCCCATTCCAAATTTTAATTCCATTTGTAACTACCTCTAAACCTCCTGTATAAATAGTGTTAGTACCATATTTATAAAAATTATTTGAAAATAACTGTATATATGAATATATAACAGTTGGTGCACTATCTTGATATATAACGACTATACTGGGTGTAAATGGCAACGAAATAGTGGTATAAGAAGCTGCAGCTGCACCAACTCCCCCACTAGCATACTTTTTTCCACCTAAACTTGCTACAGTAGCAGTTCCAGCAACTCCAAATATATCTTTGCCGCTTACAATATTAGCCGCTATTAAATCAGCATCTCCTAATATTGTTTGTATACCTGTACATAAAGTATTAGCTGCTATTGTTTGATTTGATGTTGAAGGTGTAATTGTTGTTGTTGCCTTATTAGTAGCAGTACCAGTCACTAACGCTCCATCTACATAAGCTTTTTTACCAGCTAATATTTGTACTGCAGTTGCATCACCAGCGCTTGTATCTACTACATTTGTAGCTCCTGTTATTCCGTTTATAGTAATACCAGCTTTTATATTACTACTTATTAATAGAGATAAATCAAGAGTTCCAATCAATCCAGTATCAGTATCGTTGCTAAATGTTTTATCCTTTAATACTTGACTTGCTAGTACATTTCCTTCTGCACTAGCTTTGATAAAAAAACAACCATTACCATTATCTCCAGAAGTGTTATACCAAATTGTATAAGCCTTTCCTACCATGAGCGTTGGTGTATTTGTTGTTGCTGGTTTATATAACTTCTTACCATTTATTGTTGTAGCAGCTCCACCATTATTCGCACTTGCAATAAACGTTACTGGATATCCGGTTTTCAACGTTCCATTAATAGTTAATGTTAAAGCTGTTCCAGTTCCTCCGGCTACTTGGTACATCATGTCTGACGATTGCGCAACAATTTCATTAATAGAATCAACTATATTTGTCTTATTTGTAGTTTTTAAATCACTTAAATTTCCTATCTTATTATCAACCAATATAACTTCACTTTTCTTAGCAAAAAGTATTGATGGATCTATTTTCAACGTAATGCTTGAAGTATTTGAAACTGCTAGTACCATTTTCATGTTTATTTCTTTTGTGCTTCCATCTGATGGCAATGGTTTATAGGTCTCAGCACATTTTGCTATGGCTAGCATATTATTATTTGCATCAAATACAGCATATTCTCTGATCATGAATCCACCAACATCAGGTGGAATTAGTACTTCTATATTGAGCCAATTAGGATTATCTTCATCTACTGCAACATGGCCTATAGGGCCTTCCCATACTGTATGAACTAAATCTAATTGGGATTCTGTTGGATTATAGTATGTTCCATTACCGTCTCCAACTTTCATTTTTATAAAATCAACCTTTGTTCCAAGTCCTATGCCATTTGCTATTTGTGCTTTACCTATGCTAGTTAAAATAGAATAATATGTCTCTGCCATTAAATCGCCTCCTTGGGATATGTTGTTATACTCTCATTCCCCGAACTTTGAGCCATTGGAATTGTAAGATTTATTTTGGTATCAATATCTTTTGGAGTCCAGGGATAAACAATTATTTCTTCACCAACAATTGTTATAACTCCAATATTTATAGTTCCTTCTGTAGTAAAAAATATATTTAATACGTCAATCCATGAACGTTTATTTTTATATGCATTTATTAAAGTATCTAATTTTTTTAACTCTTCTGGTGATGCTCCTGTTTGTGTTACATCAACATCCAAACTAAAATAAAAAGGATCTGCATCATATTCAAACCATTCTCTTAATTTTGTTCTGCCAAATACTGTTGTTGCTGCATCAATTACTGCTTGTGGAGTACCTTTTATTCTATGGAATCTTAATGCATTCCGAACAAGCTCTTGTTTCTTCTGTAATGGTAAAGTATAATCATAAAAATCTACATGAAATTGCCAGGCTAATGAATCAACAGTTTCTTCATCCAATTCATTAACTCTTCCATAAATATATGTCAATCTTATATCTTGATCTATACTTTTAAAATAAGGACCAAGAGCTTTACATAGAGCTTTTACAAATGGATCTTGCTGAAGATATGAAGTTTGTAAACTCAATAAATCAATATTACTAAGTTCCATTACTCCATTCCCCCATAAGTCACTCTTATATTTTCAACTTTTGCAATTTCATCTTCTTCTATGACTTTGTGCACTGGTGAAGTAACTTCAATTCGCCTCACTCCTGAAATTTTTCTATCATTAACTTCATATGTTGCTGAATTTTGAATCTGATATTTTAATTCGTCTGGATTTATTGATTTACCTATTTCACTTTGCTGCCATTTAATAAATTCTCTTATAGCTCCATTACTAAAATCTAGATTATCTCCTTCAATAGCTTTTCTCCATTTACCTTCGCTAGTTACAAAGTTTTTGTCTAAGTAATACGTCAATTCAATATCATAATTACTAACTGTTGGAGTTCCTACTTCAACTTTATCTGTAAGTGGTCTTCTATCTTTAGGTGAACATTGCTCATATACCTTATCTAATATCTCTTGCGAAGGTATTTCCCCATCATCTACTACAACAAATATCTTAACCACTCCTGGAGTTGGTGATGTTACTTTGATTCCTGAAATAGAATTGTCAGCTGAATATGCAAAATATTCATAAGCTCCATCTGGGCCTGCTGTGCTTTTACTTTCCATTGATAACCTGGATCTTTCCCTGTATGATTTATCATCTTCAATATCTGAGCCTGACTTAGATACTTCAGTATTATATATTTCTGATACATAGGCTATAGGATCAACAATATGATTAATTTTACCTATTTCAAATCCATTATATTTTTCACCAGTTGATGCAGCTATAAGAATAATATTTGCTTCCAAAGTCCCTTTAAGAACAATGACATCATCCCTAATCTTAAACATTGTCATTCCATCTGGGGTTACTTTTGTTCCAGCTTTTATAAGAATATCCTCATTTTGAGCAGTAGATAACTTTACCTTTCCACTACAAAATGAATATGTTGCTTGTAATCTACTTGTACTATGATAATCTTTAGCAATGGCATCAAGCTTTTCATCTCTTGCACTCTTTAATAAATTTTGATTTGCAGTATCATTGATTTTATTTGCCATCCCTACAACTATTGGCATTAATGATCTCAAAAAAAGCTTTCTTTCATCACCATCATGTAATGTCTGTCCCAATTCTGTTTCAACAGTATTTAACATGTCATTAAATATAGTCTCAGGATTAATGTCTACAAAGTTAATCAATTGTCACCACCACCTTTATTATTGGAATTTTAATATTTTCATTATCTTCACTTTGCTTATATTCAATTTCTACGCTTTTAACATTTGCCCTTGTCTCATAGCTATTTATTAGATCATAAGTTTCTTCAATAAGAGCTGCTTTATTTTTCTCAAAAACTCCATCCAAATTTTTAGGATTCCTACCCATTAGACGATCATAAGGCACTTCATATTTGATTGTACTAAGGATATTATTAATGTTTTGGAGTATTCTTTCATCTCCTTTAGCATTCCAATTAATTAACCCTGTATTATTTGAATCCACTGTATACTCCATAGTTATCCTCCGAAAATTTCACTTTCTAAATCATCAACTTTTGCACTATCTTCATCTGACATTTCACTAGTTGAAGAACTACTTTTTTTATTTGATGTCTTAGCCTTTTTTGTTGTACTTGAAGTTCCTTCTTCTTTTTTAACGCCTGCTCTTACGTATTCTTTAAAAGTTAATTTCATTGTACTTTTAACTAGTTTTCCAGGTGACACATAATTATTATCAGTCAAACTAACACCAGTTAATAGAAATTGATTACTTGAAACAGGCTTATCTCCAAGAAAAAGCATATATGGAATTCCTGCTTCACAAATGATCTTCCAATCATTAATTTCTGTTTCAACATCAATAGTATTAGATTGTCTTAATTTAACATTGATACTTACAGGTTCAAGATTTATCCCTTTTATATAGGTTGAAGGTTTACTCCCTTCAACTTCTTGATCTTCTACATTAAGTGAAATATCTCTAGTGAATTCATCAAATGTATATATCTTATTTTGACTTACTTCAAAAAACTTATTACTAAAACTACCTAACGACATTTAATCACCTCATTCTTGCCATAATAACACCACTTTTTAAATCATTATTATAAAAACAAACTAAAACTTCTTCACCTACATTAAAATCAATCATATTTACGTGGCTTGCTATTTGTAATTCATATGAAACACTGTCATCTAATTCTGGGAACTTTACTCTTGCAGTGGTTGTGCCAATTGTAGACACAATCCCTTTTCTATTCATCAATATACCTCCGATATTTTTCTAACTGATACTCTTGATTTACCAGCTATTAAATCATGAATGATATTTTCAATAATGTACTTTCCATTAAAACTATCCAAGCTTTCAATTTTGATTACATTTCCTGCTGCAATTGATGTATTTTTATTTATAGTGAATATACCTACCGTTTCATTTTTATTCAATGAATTTATAATATTCTTTGCAAATCTATTTGCTTCACCTATAGAGCTAATAGGCATATCTGTGATTTTGATTATATCTCCATTTGATTTATCTGATATATAGCTGCCTTTTATAAGTGTTTTAGAAAATGAAATTATTTCACAACCACCATATATATTATTTGATGTACATT
The DNA window shown above is from Clostridium beijerinckii and carries:
- a CDS encoding sporulation protein Spo0E, with protein sequence MEELREKLIKLINEKGLLNEKTILVSQELDKLIVHYYKSNFNLGVE
- a CDS encoding cell wall-binding protein, with translation MSQWKWCLTDNNGKVIKGWYKDKGKWYHLDENSGIMNTGWFQDKDKRWYYLDETNGNMKTGWLQLKNIWYYLEPSSTGYMGSMYCNGNYTIGGKSYSFNSSGAWIEDSLVSQQCIDFIKSWEGFSATPYKDEVGVWTLGYGMTGEEIQGISEVTEIQATSMLKDWINNKYAPIIKADLDSKGMTLKQNEFDALVSFAYNCGTAGLLGSTLYKNIIAGVRDSATILSNFQAWSNGGGMRIEGLYRRRTKEDAMFFNADYTGNN
- a CDS encoding phage tail protein I, whose translation is MELSNIDLLSLQTSYLQQDPFVKALCKALGPYFKSIDQDIRLTYIYGRVNELDEETVDSLAWQFHVDFYDYTLPLQKKQELVRNALRFHRIKGTPQAVIDAATTVFGRTKLREWFEYDADPFYFSLDVDVTQTGASPEELKKLDTLINAYKNKRSWIDVLNIFFTTEGTINIGVITIVGEEIIVYPWTPKDIDTKINLTIPMAQSSGNESITTYPKEAI